The DNA window GGGAAGGTTGAGAATGTTTGCCCGGATTTTCCTCCAAATAGGGCTCTTTGACCCGCTTCCTGAAACGAAAACTCGCCGTATCGGTGTTGCTCCCAGTGCCTCAAGGAGCTCAAAGCCGTACCGCTCTACATACCCCACGCCCTCAAGACAGGCGGCGTAGAATTCGAGATTTCCTTTTTTCTTTCCCACCATGAAGAACTCCGCTTGAGGATGGGCAAAGGGGAAGCGTTCTCCCTTGCGGGTTAGAGGGTACACAAGAAGAGGCGAGGGAAGGGAAGAGGTAGCCACCTTTTCATCCCAGCTTGCAAGGTCCTCGTTGGGGAAAAAGTAGGTGAGGCATTCCCCACCGGTGTTTGAAGCTCCTCCGGGAAGCCAGAAGCCCTCAGGATGCAGGTGGCAGTACACCCGCCCCAGGGGGTCCTTGACGTGACGCTCGGAAATGCTCCGCACCACAAGGGTTGTCCCAAGGGTTGAGGAGACATCCCCAGGCCTTTGGGCGCCTGAAGCGTAAAAGGCTGCCGTACCATCGGTCGCCCCTGCGACAACAAGAAGGTCCGGCGAAAGACCCCACTCTTCTGCCAGGGAGGTCTTCAGTGTCCCCACCACCTCACCGCTTTTTACGACTCTTGGAAGCTTCTCAAGAGGAATTCCGAGCTTCTCCTCGATGAACGACGGCCAACGGCGCTCCATGAGGTCGTACCCCATCTTCAGGGTGTTCGAAATGTCCGATACTCCCCAGATTCCGGTAAGATGCCCAATCAGGTAATCAGTGGGATGGAGGAAAAGGGAAGCCCTTTCGAAAATCTCCGGGAGATTCCGCTTTATCCAGAGAACCTTGCAGAGGGCAAAGGAGGGGTCAAAGCGGTACCCCAAGCGCTCCGTAAAGTCCTGGGCAATCTCGTTCACCACATGTGCCTCGTCTTGAGCTCGGGAATCGTTGTACATGAGGGCATTCATTAAGGGATTTCCCTCGCTATCCACGGGAACGACCGTTCCTGAGGTTGAGGTAACCGAAAGGGCCCGTATGGATGCTCTCTTGTGTCCGGAAGAATCAAAAGTCAAGAGGACCTTCAGGAGGCACCGTTTTGTCTTTTCCCACCACTCCCTCGGGTCCTGTTCAAAACGCCGTCCCTCCTGGAAAGAGAATTCTATAGCCTCCTTTTCCTCGGCAACCACTTCCCCCTTGAGGGTGGCAATCATCGAGCGAACCCCCTGGGTCCCAAGGTCTATCCCAAGGACAAAGGTTTCCATGGCAGTCACTCCTTTGCATTTGTCTTCCCTGTGCGGATTACCTTGCCCCCTTCCCCAGGAGCATAACAAGAGGAGTCCGAACAAGAATTTCAAAATCAAGGCTTGGGGATACGTGTCTCAGGTAGTAGAGGTCGTACTCGAGCTTTTCCCAGACTGTTTCTGGTCCCTCATCGTACCTTCCTTGAATCTGGGCCCAGCCGGTGATTCCTGGTTTCACAAGGAGGCGAGTTTCGTA is part of the Candidatus Caldatribacterium sp. genome and encodes:
- a CDS encoding FGGY-family carbohydrate kinase codes for the protein METFVLGIDLGTQGVRSMIATLKGEVVAEEKEAIEFSFQEGRRFEQDPREWWEKTKRCLLKVLLTFDSSGHKRASIRALSVTSTSGTVVPVDSEGNPLMNALMYNDSRAQDEAHVVNEIAQDFTERLGYRFDPSFALCKVLWIKRNLPEIFERASLFLHPTDYLIGHLTGIWGVSDISNTLKMGYDLMERRWPSFIEEKLGIPLEKLPRVVKSGEVVGTLKTSLAEEWGLSPDLLVVAGATDGTAAFYASGAQRPGDVSSTLGTTLVVRSISERHVKDPLGRVYCHLHPEGFWLPGGASNTGGECLTYFFPNEDLASWDEKVATSSLPSPLLVYPLTRKGERFPFAHPQAEFFMVGKKKGNLEFYAACLEGVGYVERYGFELLEALGATPIRRVFVSGSGSKSPIWRKIRANILNLP